The following coding sequences lie in one Pirellulales bacterium genomic window:
- a CDS encoding DUF2071 domain-containing protein: MLNYTINPAVLAPRVPRGLELDTFQGQCYVSVVGFLFQDARLRGWSIPRHRCFAEVNLRYYVRREVDGQLRRGVVFLKEIVARRCVSWVARWVYNESYVTYPMRQACPEPQFTLRAGDEFCYQWRRRGAWEGLSAVAERDARFPLPESLDQFIVEHYWGYSAQRDGGALEYAVEHIPWRIAPARDARLDCQPATLYGQEFAPYLTGPPASAFIADGSPVRVYRGTRVPRE; encoded by the coding sequence ATGCTCAACTACACGATCAACCCCGCCGTGCTGGCGCCGCGCGTGCCGCGCGGGCTGGAGCTGGACACCTTTCAAGGGCAGTGCTACGTGAGCGTGGTCGGCTTTCTGTTTCAAGACGCCCGTCTCCGCGGCTGGTCGATCCCGCGCCACCGGTGCTTCGCCGAAGTGAACCTGCGCTATTACGTGCGCCGCGAGGTCGATGGCCAGTTGCGCCGCGGCGTGGTGTTTCTCAAAGAAATTGTCGCCCGCCGCTGCGTCTCGTGGGTGGCGCGGTGGGTGTACAACGAGAGCTACGTCACTTATCCCATGCGGCAGGCCTGCCCTGAGCCGCAGTTCACCCTCCGCGCGGGCGACGAATTTTGCTACCAGTGGCGCCGCCGGGGAGCGTGGGAAGGTCTATCCGCCGTCGCCGAGCGCGACGCTCGCTTCCCGCTGCCCGAGAGTCTCGACCAGTTCATCGTCGAACATTATTGGGGCTACTCGGCGCAGCGCGACGGCGGCGCGCTCGAGTACGCCGTCGAGCATATTCCTTGGCGGATCGCCCCGGCGCGCGACGCGCGGCTCGATTGCCAGCCCGCCACGCTCTATGGCCAAGAGTTCGCCCCCTACCTGACTGGCCCCCCCGCCTCGGCCTTCATCGCCGATGGCTCGCCGGTCCGCGTCTATCGCGGCACGCGCGTGCCGCGGGAATAA
- the gap gene encoding type I glyceraldehyde-3-phosphate dehydrogenase, whose product MAIRVGINGFGRIGRIVFRILTSRASEFEVVGINDITDNKTLATLLKYDSTHRRFAGTVTYDDDSITVNGKRIRVFAEKDPGKLPWKEVQADVVLESTGLFTSRAKDGKPGYDSHLAAGAKKVIISAPASDAPDLTCVLGVNDDQLTPQMKTISNASCTTNCLAPLAKVLNDKFGIEKGLMTTVHSYTNDQRVLDLPHKDLYRARAAALNIIPTSTGAAKAVGLVIPELKGKLTGISLRVPTPTGSVVDLTVVTKKNVSKDEVNAAMREVSQGRMKGILEYNEDPLVSSDIIGNPHSSIFVPDWTEVIEGNLVKVVSWYDNEFGYSSRSADLIARVGNM is encoded by the coding sequence GTGGCAATTCGCGTAGGCATCAACGGTTTTGGTCGCATTGGCCGGATTGTGTTTCGCATTTTGACCTCGCGCGCCAGCGAGTTCGAAGTGGTGGGCATCAACGACATCACCGACAACAAGACGCTGGCCACGCTGCTCAAGTACGACAGCACGCACCGCCGCTTTGCGGGCACGGTGACCTACGACGACGACAGCATCACGGTCAACGGCAAGCGGATTCGCGTGTTTGCCGAGAAGGACCCCGGCAAACTGCCGTGGAAAGAAGTGCAGGCCGATGTGGTGCTGGAGAGCACCGGCCTGTTCACCAGCCGCGCCAAAGACGGCAAGCCGGGCTACGACAGCCATCTGGCGGCGGGCGCCAAGAAGGTGATCATCAGCGCGCCGGCTTCCGACGCCCCCGATTTGACCTGCGTGCTCGGCGTGAACGACGACCAACTGACGCCCCAGATGAAGACCATCTCCAACGCCAGTTGCACCACCAACTGCCTGGCGCCGCTGGCCAAGGTGCTCAACGACAAGTTCGGCATCGAAAAGGGGCTGATGACGACAGTCCACTCGTACACCAACGATCAGCGCGTGCTCGATCTGCCGCACAAGGACCTGTATCGGGCGCGGGCCGCGGCGCTGAACATCATTCCCACCTCGACCGGCGCCGCCAAGGCGGTGGGTCTGGTGATTCCGGAACTGAAAGGCAAGCTCACTGGCATCTCGCTGCGCGTGCCGACGCCGACTGGCAGCGTGGTCGATCTGACCGTGGTGACCAAGAAGAACGTCAGCAAAGACGAGGTGAACGCCGCGATGCGCGAAGTATCGCAAGGGCGGATGAAGGGCATTCTGGAATACAACGAAGACCCGCTCGTCTCCAGCGACATCATCGGCAATCCGCACAGCTCGATCTTCGTGCCCGACTGGACCGAAGTGATCGAAGGCAACCTGGTGAAGGTGGTGAGCTGGTACGACAACGAATTTGGGTATTCGAGCCGCAGCGCGGACCTGATTGCCCGCGTGGGGAACATGTAA
- a CDS encoding neutral/alkaline non-lysosomal ceramidase N-terminal domain-containing protein: protein MNCTRFRRVARRAIFALVPFACCYNAIAQADDWQAGIARVAITPSEPMWMSGYASRNHPAEGKLHDLWAKALVLQDPHGERVVFVTLDLVGIGRDFSKSVRAAIEKECKLPPERCALLSSHTHSGPVVGDTLLAMYFLDERQARLVSDYTSRLREQLVRLVNDAIADLAPAHLAWTHGTATFAVNRRENKEADVPRLLAEGKIKGPFDHDVPVLTVTSGDKLRAILFGYACHATVLDGYQWCGDYPGFAQADLEMDHPGCTALFFAGCGADQNPLPRRQVELAIQYGRQLADVVNQAIAGKQSPIQGDLAASYQEIPLELAEIPTREQLDRDAKSSDRYQASRAKLLLARLDAQGAIDKDYPYPVQVWRLGDGPTLIHLGGEVVVDYALRLKSELDPTKTWVAGYANDVMAYIPSRRVLAEGGYEGGGAMVYYGLPSPWAPDVEERIVRAAREQVHKVRAAQPASE, encoded by the coding sequence ATGAACTGCACTCGCTTCCGCCGCGTCGCGCGCCGCGCCATCTTCGCGCTCGTCCCATTTGCCTGCTGCTATAACGCCATCGCACAGGCCGACGATTGGCAAGCCGGCATCGCCCGCGTCGCAATTACGCCGTCAGAGCCCATGTGGATGTCGGGCTACGCCAGTCGCAATCATCCGGCCGAGGGAAAGCTGCACGACCTGTGGGCCAAGGCATTGGTGCTGCAAGACCCGCATGGCGAGCGCGTGGTTTTTGTCACGCTCGATCTGGTTGGCATCGGTCGCGATTTTTCTAAGTCGGTGCGCGCGGCGATCGAAAAAGAGTGCAAGCTGCCCCCCGAGCGCTGCGCGCTGCTCTCGTCGCACACCCATAGCGGCCCGGTCGTCGGCGACACCCTCCTGGCCATGTACTTTCTCGATGAGCGGCAAGCCCGGCTGGTGAGCGATTACACCTCGCGCTTGCGCGAGCAACTGGTGCGGTTGGTGAACGACGCCATCGCCGATCTGGCGCCCGCCCATCTCGCCTGGACACACGGCACGGCCACCTTCGCGGTCAATCGCCGCGAAAATAAAGAGGCCGACGTGCCCCGCCTCTTGGCCGAGGGCAAGATCAAGGGGCCCTTCGATCACGATGTGCCGGTGCTCACCGTCACCTCGGGCGACAAGCTCCGCGCCATTCTGTTTGGCTACGCCTGTCATGCCACCGTGCTCGATGGTTACCAGTGGTGCGGCGATTATCCTGGCTTTGCCCAGGCCGACCTCGAAATGGATCACCCTGGCTGCACCGCGCTCTTCTTCGCGGGCTGCGGCGCCGATCAGAATCCGCTTCCCCGCCGCCAGGTGGAACTGGCCATCCAGTACGGCCGCCAGTTGGCCGACGTGGTCAACCAGGCCATCGCCGGCAAACAATCGCCCATCCAAGGCGATCTGGCCGCCAGCTATCAAGAGATACCGCTCGAACTGGCCGAGATTCCCACCCGCGAACAACTGGATCGCGACGCCAAGTCGAGCGATCGCTATCAGGCTAGCCGCGCCAAGCTATTGCTCGCGCGGCTCGACGCGCAAGGCGCCATCGACAAGGACTACCCCTATCCCGTGCAAGTGTGGCGACTTGGCGACGGTCCTACGCTCATCCATCTGGGGGGCGAGGTGGTGGTCGACTACGCGCTGCGACTCAAGAGCGAGCTTGACCCGACCAAGACCTGGGTCGCCGGTTACGCCAACGACGTGATGGCCTATATCCCGTCGCGCCGAGTGTTGGCCGAAGGCGGCTACGAAGGAGGAGGCGCGATGGTCTACTACGGCCTGCCGTCGCCGTGGGCGCCCGATGTCGAAGAACGCATCGTCCGCGCCGCGCGCGAACAGGTCCACAAAGTGCGGGCAGCCCAACCGGCCAGTGAGTAG
- a CDS encoding S26 family signal peptidase → MSDKKNPAKRRKNESPASGAAAADANTAPKPDGTRETIESIIIALILAFLFRTFEAEAFEIPTGSMGPTLMGRNKDVECPKCGFPYEAGVSFEVDDFGRPRHFDQYMLQQYLRPGENGVRLRNLVGKPIYAQTTTCPNCRYTCWVDPHQEPSGALPAEHPYSYSGDRIWVSKAPYVVNDPERWDVAVFKYPLGANINYIKRIVGLPNEKVRIHRGNIYTSPRGKSAFAIQSKPAHKVLATLQPVYDTSYSLPELREKGWPQRWQNVAADAAPQWQGHDGGAFAVDATGGQAVLGYRHLPPDAEAWRYLNQGKLPADFVVDPQLITDFCAYNTAADQAAAGEPEPRSLGLHWVGDLSLAGRFDVQSDKGQIALVLIEGGREMQARIDLATGKATLSISGLDDFQPTANTALQGAGVYDLRFANVDDQLHLWVNGDVVEFNAPTTYPELGNHRPTEADLTPAQIRVQGAKVAVEQLRVDRDIYYVATTSRLFTDFQQDPYIFELEPHELAEFHSSPERWDVYNRLARVDFDLAEEQFLALGDNSPNSGDSRFWPGEHFVNRDLIIGKAFYVYWPHAWETAYNIPLHLRGKTIRIPFYPNFGDMRLIR, encoded by the coding sequence ATGAGCGACAAAAAGAACCCCGCCAAGCGACGCAAGAACGAGTCGCCAGCCAGCGGCGCCGCCGCGGCGGACGCAAACACGGCGCCCAAGCCCGACGGCACGCGCGAGACCATCGAGTCGATCATCATCGCGCTGATCCTGGCGTTCCTGTTCCGCACCTTCGAGGCCGAGGCGTTCGAGATACCCACCGGTTCGATGGGCCCCACGTTGATGGGCCGCAACAAGGACGTGGAGTGTCCCAAATGCGGCTTTCCCTACGAGGCCGGGGTCAGCTTCGAGGTCGACGATTTTGGCCGCCCTCGCCACTTCGATCAGTACATGCTGCAGCAATACCTCCGTCCCGGCGAAAACGGCGTCCGGCTGCGCAACCTGGTGGGCAAGCCGATCTATGCCCAAACCACCACCTGCCCCAATTGCCGTTACACCTGTTGGGTCGATCCGCATCAAGAGCCATCCGGAGCGCTGCCGGCGGAGCATCCCTATTCGTATAGCGGCGACCGTATCTGGGTCAGCAAAGCGCCGTATGTGGTCAACGATCCCGAGCGCTGGGACGTGGCCGTGTTCAAGTATCCGCTCGGCGCGAACATCAACTACATTAAGCGCATCGTCGGCCTGCCGAACGAAAAGGTCCGCATCCATCGCGGCAACATCTACACCAGCCCGCGCGGCAAGAGCGCGTTCGCCATCCAGAGCAAACCAGCGCACAAGGTGCTGGCCACGCTGCAACCGGTGTACGACACAAGCTACTCGCTGCCAGAACTGCGCGAAAAGGGTTGGCCCCAGCGTTGGCAAAATGTCGCCGCCGACGCCGCGCCCCAATGGCAAGGCCATGATGGCGGCGCCTTCGCGGTCGACGCCACTGGCGGCCAGGCCGTGCTCGGCTATCGCCATCTGCCCCCCGACGCCGAGGCTTGGCGCTACCTGAACCAGGGCAAGCTCCCCGCCGATTTTGTCGTCGATCCGCAACTCATCACCGATTTTTGCGCTTACAACACGGCCGCCGATCAGGCCGCCGCCGGCGAGCCCGAGCCGCGCTCGCTGGGCCTGCATTGGGTGGGCGATCTTTCGCTGGCTGGCCGCTTCGACGTGCAGTCAGACAAGGGGCAAATCGCGCTGGTGCTCATCGAAGGCGGGCGCGAAATGCAAGCCCGCATCGACCTGGCCACCGGCAAGGCCACGCTTTCCATCTCTGGACTGGATGACTTCCAGCCCACCGCCAACACCGCGCTCCAGGGCGCCGGCGTGTACGACCTGCGCTTCGCCAATGTCGACGATCAATTGCACCTCTGGGTCAATGGCGACGTGGTGGAGTTCAACGCCCCCACCACCTATCCCGAGCTAGGCAACCATCGCCCCACTGAGGCCGACCTGACCCCCGCGCAAATTCGCGTTCAAGGCGCCAAGGTCGCTGTCGAGCAGTTGCGCGTCGATCGCGACATCTATTACGTCGCCACCACCAGTCGGCTATTCACCGACTTTCAGCAAGATCCTTATATCTTTGAGTTGGAGCCGCATGAGTTGGCCGAGTTTCATTCCAGCCCCGAGCGGTGGGACGTTTACAATCGGCTGGCCCGTGTCGATTTCGATCTGGCGGAAGAACAGTTCTTGGCGCTCGGCGACAACAGCCCCAATAGCGGCGACAGCCGCTTCTGGCCGGGCGAACACTTTGTCAACCGCGATTTGATCATTGGCAAGGCCTTTTACGTCTATTGGCCGCACGCCTGGGAAACCGCCTACAACATCCCGCTCCATTTGCGCGGCAAGACGATCCGCATTCCGTTCTATCCCAATTTTGGGGACATGCGGCTCATCCGTTAA
- a CDS encoding HAD family hydrolase — MIFDLDGTLVDTVYGHVFAWMRAFHDAQMDIDGWRIHRRIGMSGGLFARAVARELGRSLTDAQFAELEQSHARYFAEFLPYRQPLPGAVELLGALRDNGVIYGIATSGRRPDIDESLRVLGIGDDVVVVQRGDVARAKPEPDLFLACQGRLGVPLSECYVVGDAVWDLLAARRAGILSIGLLSGGYGQDELFRAGAFRVFRDPADLASSLHELGLW; from the coding sequence GTGATCTTTGACCTCGATGGGACGCTGGTCGACACCGTGTATGGGCATGTGTTTGCGTGGATGCGGGCGTTCCACGACGCGCAAATGGACATCGATGGTTGGCGGATTCATCGCCGGATCGGCATGAGCGGCGGTCTCTTCGCGCGGGCGGTGGCGCGCGAGTTGGGCCGATCGTTGACCGACGCGCAGTTCGCGGAGTTGGAGCAATCGCACGCGCGATACTTCGCCGAGTTTCTGCCGTATCGCCAACCACTGCCGGGCGCGGTCGAATTGCTGGGCGCCTTGCGCGATAACGGCGTAATTTATGGCATCGCAACGAGCGGGCGGCGCCCCGACATCGACGAATCGCTGCGCGTGCTGGGGATCGGCGACGACGTTGTGGTGGTGCAGCGCGGCGATGTGGCTCGGGCCAAGCCGGAGCCCGATCTGTTTTTGGCTTGCCAAGGCCGCCTGGGCGTGCCGCTGTCGGAATGCTATGTGGTGGGCGACGCCGTGTGGGATCTGTTGGCGGCGCGGCGGGCGGGCATCTTGTCGATTGGCCTTTTGAGCGGCGGCTATGGGCAAGACGAGTTGTTCCGCGCGGGGGCGTTTCGGGTGTTTCGCGACCCGGCCGATTTGGCGAGCAGCCTGCACGAATTGGGGCTGTGGTAG
- a CDS encoding type II secretion system GspH family protein has translation MKKRRGFTLVELVVVIMILGVLSAVAVPRLFSTTKSATDGAMRQTVSSLRGAIERYAADHNGQLPGSDASATTFKTDLAPYLRPGQPFPKCSVGAKNADIRIETAGTVLTGDASPTQGWAYDNKSGQFIVNSSAVSNDGTTLYHDF, from the coding sequence ATGAAGAAGCGTCGCGGATTCACTCTGGTCGAGCTGGTTGTGGTGATCATGATCCTGGGAGTGCTGTCGGCGGTCGCCGTGCCGCGACTCTTCAGCACCACCAAAAGCGCGACGGACGGCGCGATGCGACAAACGGTGTCGTCGCTACGCGGCGCAATCGAACGGTACGCCGCCGACCACAATGGGCAACTACCCGGCAGCGACGCCTCGGCCACCACGTTCAAGACCGACTTGGCGCCGTACTTGCGACCCGGTCAGCCGTTTCCCAAATGCTCGGTGGGCGCCAAGAACGCCGATATCCGCATCGAGACGGCGGGCACCGTTTTGACGGGCGACGCCTCGCCGACGCAGGGCTGGGCCTACGACAACAAGTCGGGACAATTCATTGTGAACTCGAGCGCGGTGTCGAACGACGGCACGACGCTGTATCACGACTTTTAA
- the floA gene encoding flotillin-like protein FloA (flotillin-like protein involved in membrane lipid rafts), with amino-acid sequence MAVVFGLFLLLIGGVILIVALIYGPIWFQAFMSNARVSWWSLIGMSMRQVNARVIVQSKIMAMQAGIGNDPHTGITTRRLEAHYLAGGNVPHVIRALIAAHRADIDLDFDRAAAIDLAGRDVLEAVQTSVNPKVIDCPDPRKSDRNTLSAIAKNGVELRVRTRVTVRTNIAQLIGGATEETIIARVGEGIITSIGSAANHLEVMENPDRISKAVLARGLDAQTAFEIVSIDIADIDVGENIGARLQADQAEADMRVARARAEGRRAEAIACEQENRATVIENRARVVLAESEVPKAMANAFRKGNLHVEASRPPGPGNGKPA; translated from the coding sequence ATCGCCGTGGTGTTTGGTTTGTTCCTGCTCCTGATCGGGGGAGTGATCCTGATCGTGGCGCTGATCTATGGGCCGATCTGGTTCCAGGCGTTCATGTCGAACGCGCGGGTGAGTTGGTGGAGCCTGATCGGCATGAGCATGCGGCAGGTCAACGCGCGGGTGATCGTGCAATCGAAGATCATGGCCATGCAGGCGGGCATCGGCAACGATCCGCACACGGGCATCACCACACGGCGGCTGGAGGCGCACTATCTGGCCGGCGGCAACGTGCCGCATGTGATTCGCGCTCTGATCGCCGCGCACCGGGCCGACATCGATTTGGATTTTGATCGCGCGGCCGCCATCGACCTGGCGGGGCGCGACGTGCTGGAGGCGGTGCAGACCAGCGTCAATCCCAAGGTAATCGACTGCCCCGACCCGCGCAAGAGCGACCGCAACACCTTGAGCGCCATCGCCAAGAATGGCGTGGAGTTGCGGGTGAGGACGCGGGTGACGGTGCGCACCAACATCGCCCAACTGATTGGCGGCGCCACCGAAGAGACGATCATCGCCCGCGTGGGCGAGGGGATCATCACGTCAATCGGTTCGGCGGCGAACCATTTGGAGGTGATGGAAAACCCCGATCGCATCTCCAAGGCGGTGCTTGCGCGCGGTCTCGATGCGCAAACCGCGTTTGAAATTGTGTCGATCGACATCGCCGACATCGACGTGGGAGAGAACATTGGCGCGCGGCTGCAAGCCGACCAGGCCGAGGCCGACATGCGCGTTGCCCGCGCGCGGGCCGAGGGTCGCCGCGCCGAGGCAATCGCCTGCGAGCAGGAGAATCGCGCCACGGTGATTGAGAACCGGGCCCGCGTGGTGCTGGCCGAGTCGGAAGTGCCGAAGGCGATGGCCAACGCGTTCCGCAAAGGCAACCTGCATGTCGAGGCTTCGCGGCCCCCGGGGCCAGGGAACGGCAAACCGGCTTAG
- a CDS encoding calcium uniporter family protein, with translation MNSTSEPRRALDRWLLWCCAAVLLVAGGLFAWATWWPIPSDDLRHLPDAEAVAALSQRVVARQGAQAWSLMLGAVACGCAAFVILRRWRQETPPE, from the coding sequence TTGAACAGCACCAGCGAACCGCGGCGCGCACTGGATCGATGGTTATTGTGGTGCTGCGCCGCCGTGCTGCTTGTGGCTGGCGGCTTGTTTGCCTGGGCGACGTGGTGGCCGATACCGAGCGACGACCTGCGCCACTTGCCGGATGCAGAAGCAGTCGCCGCGCTCAGCCAGCGTGTGGTGGCGCGGCAGGGCGCACAGGCGTGGTCGCTCATGTTGGGGGCGGTGGCCTGTGGCTGCGCGGCCTTCGTCATCTTGCGTCGCTGGCGCCAGGAAACGCCCCCAGAATGA